A single region of the Fusarium keratoplasticum isolate Fu6.1 chromosome 7, whole genome shotgun sequence genome encodes:
- a CDS encoding NmrA domain-containing protein, giving the protein MSNLKKIFIVGGTGAQGIPVVRDLAPVFALRILTRDPSSARAQQLLTYSPSPGQIELFQGTFESMSDLRQGLEGCWGVFINLDGFSVGEKSETFWTIRSYELAIELGLKSFVFGNLDYYYKKAGYKDEFRVGHADGKGRMGEWIIDQHRRNQKALAGYDMKVSLLTTGVYLDMAISSAGPAVPKVEVDEVTGEDILTWRIPLTRDGAVVHVALDDCGFYVRWLFENPQEADGRDLEVAIEHVHYDDLAKAFERVTGRKARFIDVDFETYWREGSLAQTADRPVGVAADASDSANMTIKQNFTGWWNIWRASGYNKGVIQRDYHLLDRIFPGRIRTAEQFLRRIDQEERKRGSTLWDKMVANKPILKVQEDGFTSVRDL; this is encoded by the coding sequence ATGTCAAATCTCAAGAAAATTTTCATCGTGGGCGGCACTGGCGCCCAGGGCATTCCCGTGGTCCGCGACTTGGCACCCGTTTTTGCCTTGCGAATTCTCACTCGAGACCCATCTTCAGCCCGCGCCCAACAGCTCCTCACCTATTCCCCATCACCCGGACAGATAGAGTTGTTTCAGGGAACATTCGAATCTATGTCGGATCTACGTCAGGGCCTGGAGGGTTGCTGGGGAGTATTCATCAACCTGGATGGTTTTAGTGTCGGTGAAAAGAGCGAGACATTCTGGACTATACGCTCATACGAATTGGCAATTGAGCTTGGTCTCAAATCATTTGTCTTTGGTAACTTGGATTATTACTACAAGAAGGCTGGATACAAGGACGAGTTTCGCGTTGGACATGCAGACGGAAAGGGAAGAATGGGAGAGTGGATAATCGACCAGCACCGACGAAACCAGAAAGCTCTTGCGGGCTACGACATGAAGGTGTCCCTGCTCACGACAGGTGTATATCTCGACATGGCGATTTCTTCTGCTGGGCCAGCCGTACCAaaagttgaagttgacgaaGTCACGGGTGAGGATATCCTTACCTGGCGGATCCCCCTTACACGCGATGGAGCAGTCGTTCATGTTGCGCTGGATGATTGTGGCTTCTACGTTCGATGGTTGTTTGAAAATCCTCAAGAGGCGGATGGTCGAGACCTGGAAGTGGCTATTGAACACGTGCATTACGACGATCTTGCCAAGGCATTCGAACGAGTCACTGGACGAAAGGCACGTTTTATCGATGTGGATTTCGAGACATACTGGAGGGAAGGGTCCCTCGCCCAAACTGCGGACAGACCTGTTGGCGTCGCGGCCGACGCGAGTGACAGCGCCAATATGACCATCAAACAGAACTTTACCGGATGGTGGAACATTTGGAGGGCATCTGGTTATAACAAAGGCGTCATTCAAAGGGACTACCATCTACTGGATAGAATCTTCCCCGGGAGAATTCGCACCGCGGAGCAGTTCTTGAGGCGGATTGACCAAGAGGAGCGGAAGAGGGGAAGCACACTGTGGGACAAGATGGTAGCCAACAAACCGATTCTAAAGGTTCAAGAAGATGGATTTACCAGTGTCAGGGACCTGTAG
- a CDS encoding MFS domain-containing protein has protein sequence MSQHRDTVRNREKAAHTNNWRTSLTSVCIILCQFVQMIPVGAGINGSLNIAKGLGAPLSKPSGSWPRIRTFVIIGGRIGAVYGHKITAVVAGAAWVIFHLIAGFMRHIISVCIMRALAGIAAAFVMPNAIALITINFPPGKTRNLTVGLFGAMAPIGAAGGSVFPGLFGQLLPWWWLFFFLAILGAVVSGLFFLVVKGEEQPMDRNGKIDYAGAYFGVAGLFLFNFSWTQASLVGWDHPYVYSIFLVSLLHLVVFAFLEVKVVDQPAHHAYGMMIVSAVISFMSFGMLLWYVTVWNLEVRGYSVLLNAAAFVPLTIGGAGAAILSAHIVRYVAAQYTFAIGSLATLVSLILVATMPEQQSYWAQVFPALLLASLGPDFLFTASQLIASGTVKRSQQGVAGSLIGTVLAYGLATGLGFAGTVEYYTNNQGKDLVKGYRNGLYIGIGMAGAAIILPLLSVRIPKDTREGWDEETIAD, from the exons atgTCGCAGCACCGGGATACTGTGAGAAACAGGGAGAAGGCAGCCCATACCAATAACTGGCGCACCTCTTTGACTTCAGTCTGTATCATTCTCTGCCAATTTGTGCAG ATGATACCAGTGGGAGCCGGAATCAATGGTAGCCTAAATATTGCAAAAGGGCTCGGAGCCCCCCTGAGCAAGCCCTCTGGATCGTGGCCTCGTATCC GAACATTTGTCATCATTGGAGGGCGCATTGGCGCCGTGTATGGGCACAAGATCACCGCCGTGGTAGCAGGTGCTGCTTGGGTTATATTCCACCTCATCGCAGGCTTCATGCGCCATATCATCTCTGTCTGCATCATGCGCGCCCTTGCTGGCATCGCCGCAGCATTTGTCATGCCCAATGCCATTGCTCTGATCACGATCAACTTCCCGCCCGGAAAGACGCGTAATCTGACGGTTGGATTGTTTGGGGCAATGGCGCCTATCGGGGCGGCTGGGGGGAGTGTCTTTCCGGGACTGTTTGGTCAGTTGCTgccgtggtggtggctgtTTTTCTTCCT AGCAATCCTAGGGGCGGTTGTATCTggtctcttctttcttgttgTCAAGGGTGAAGAGCAGCCCATGGATCGAAATGGGAAAATCGACTACGCTGGTGCTTATTTTGGTGTCGCTGGGTTATTCCTTTTCAACTTTTCTTGGAC ACAAGCAAGCTTGGTTGGTTGGGATCATCCCTATGTCTATTCCATCTTTCTAGTCTCTCTGCTACACCTAGTTGTCTTCGCCTTCCTCGAGGTCAAAGTTGTCGACCAGCCAGCCCATCATGCCTATGG CATGATGATTGTGTCGGCTGTTATCTCCTTCATGAGCTTCGGCATGTTACTCTGGTACGTCACTGTCTGGAATCTGGAGGTCAGGGGCTACAGCGTATTGCTCAATGCGGCGGCGTTTGTTCCCCTTACCATAGGCGGCGCTGGTGCAGCTATACTCAGCGCCCACATCGTGCGGTATGTTGCAGCACAGTACACCTTTGCCATCGGATCACTCGCGACTCTAGTGTCTTTGATTCTCGTGGCTACGATGCCTGAGCAACAGTCATACTGGGCCCAAGTATTTCCGGCACTCTTGTTGGCATCTCTGGGGCCAGACTTCCTGTTCACGGCCTCTCAGCTCATTGCGAGCGGGACGGTGAAGCGGTCTCAACAGGGAGTCGCCGGGTCGCTCATTGGGACCGTCTTGGCTTATGGCCTAGCTACCGGGTTGGGTTTTGCGGGGACCGTGGAATACTACACCAACAACCAGGGCAAGGATTTGGTGAAAGGATATCGTAACGGCCTTTATATTGGGATCGGAATGGCCGGGGCGGCCATCATACTGCCTTTGCTGTCAGTTAGGATACCAAAAGACACGAGAGAGGGATGGGACGAAGAGACAATTGCCGACTAA
- a CDS encoding MFS domain-containing protein: MFNNGCEAGDPELQDKSIEAGEGITQESETSDNAQISRWEDDPHNPLNWPLWKKALQVAMISSSGFLASMGTSIVSPARLQLMQEFNVSSTEALIPVALYVFALGFGPPIGGPLSETIGRYPIYVVSVPLGSLFTLGVEFAHNFSALCFLRFMAGLCWAPVLSVATGTLAETFRPKTRGPGSAFFVLMPFLGPALGPVIGSFFVNKFGTLFGFFAGVPYTFHSVYDFPLEHSGLVFLSIAIGCVFGLVTIMLCDILIYQKQVVKGLPSHVPPEYRLYLALIGSIGLPVGLFWFAWAARLDVSWASPAATIIPFAWGNLCVFVSTMQYISDTYHGSVVAGAASANGLARYSFAGAFPLFTTQTRCRLGNQLIGVCFSVIATGSMGSF, encoded by the exons ATGTTTAATAATGGATGTGAAGCGGGGGATCCTGAGCTGCAAGACAAATCCATCGAAGCTGGCGAAGGAATCACTCAGGAGAGCGAAACCTCTGACAACGCACAGATTTCACGGTGGGAAGATGATCCACACAACCCTTTGAACTGGCCATTATGGAAGAAAGCCTTGCAAGTAGCGATGATTTCATCATCTGGGTTCTTGGC CTCTATGGGAACTTCTATCGTCAGTCCAGCAAGACTTCAGCTCATGCAAGAGTTCAATGTTAGCAGCACCGAAGCCTTGATACCCGTTGCGCTCTACGTCTTTGCCCTTGGCTTCGGTCCTCCCATTGGTGGCCCGCTCTCTGAAACCATAGGTCGTTATCCGATATACGTCGTGAGCGTACCACTCGGAAGCCTTTTCACGCTTGGCGTAGAGTTTGCTCACAACTTTAGTGCCCTCTGTTTTCTCAGATTTATGGCTGGGCTGTGCTGGGCTCCCGTTCTGTCTGTCGCAACGGGGACATTGGCTGAGACGTTCCGACCCAAGACTCGAGGGCCGGGATCAgccttctttgtcttgatGCCATTTCTCGGGCCTGCATTAGG CCCTGTCATCGGCTCCTTCTTCGTCAACA AATTCGGAACATTATTCGGCTTTTTTGCTGGAGTGCCGTACACATTTCATAGTGTCTATGACTTCCCCCTAGAACACTCTGGCCTGGTCTTCCTCTCCATTGCCATAGGCTGTGTTTTTGGTCTTGTCACGATAATGCTGTGTGATATTCTCATATATCAGAAGCAGGTTGTCAAAGGCCTACCGAGTCATGTGCCTCCAGAATACCGCCTTTATCTAGCACTGATAGGAAGTATCGGGCTTCCTGTTGGTCTCTTTTGGTTTGCATGGGCAGCTCGACTAGACGTTTCGTGGGCTAGCCCTGCGGCGACTATTATACCCTTTGCCTGGGGTAATCTCTGTGTTTTCGTGAGTACGATGCAGTACATTTCCGATACATACCACGGCAGTGTCGTCGCTGGCGCTGCGAGCGCCAATGGCCTAGCTCGATACTCTTTCGCAGGGGCCTTTCCCCTTTTTACCACCCAGA CTAGGTGTCGATTGGGCAACCAGCTTATTGGGGTTTGTTTCTCTGTTATTGCTACCGGTTCCATGGGTTCTTTTTAG
- a CDS encoding Fungal-trans domain-containing protein, whose product MGRLLPLHRTKTQRSWEEVSIALGEISCKKYVERLETRLANLESALRRLHDPVSDSLSREDLAEDDGLDWDSLTDTGDPGSSDNSISNKNEPNQGFMVTSSDEDAESHGDDETETIQDLPPLTEYTQEGGCPPLANIITSKLGEFARNVGEESRWMRAHEDQGPYRSRVFAKLPTRLLLASLVEPILEELQQHGIIITRELFLQRLDRQYLAGTDSCADDPARWTILNSLFATAMLHRTTNESLAHASRTAWSYFKNAFSIFPELITRGRDVSACEALLAMTAFMQCTADTQITLQLTAAASRLVQSLGLNRRNFYSSLDVPTAQRHQRAFWATYILEVEIMDKYGCGSGLARGETPVELPPRCSSSSCAAPETCKFSCLLRWRSELAIIQRRIHDQFDLETPVYLGSDELIRTVQLINGQLLEWKGGLPEDMLTETHHLGPNFNIAMALLLYSFHNSVSRLHMVLVHPRATDEPNWASRAPQTEPIARMGRDACTASARAMINIARNLESEPFYQQWGALCYPLSAVFVLLLAVLEDPGSVTAQDDVDRIGDFVSFLERLGSDGCDVNRLLGGCRKLHDIASFARSAVQEADHPQDAETTVRRGVMLARLEATRQKLSGVKDWLQLALGFLSNLPMLREEAEAAFSDIFGGSVPEGVYGRFVPDLFKSHANNFAFNV is encoded by the exons ATGGGCCGTCTCTTGCCACTACACCGAACGAAGACCCAGAGGTCCTGGGAAGAAGTGAGCATAGCACTGGGAGAGATCAGCTG CAAGAAATATGTTGAGCGCCTTGAAACGCGGCTGGCGAATTTGGAGTCTGCTCTGCGGCGGCTCCATGACCCTGTTTCAGATTCCCTATCGAGGGAGGACTTGGCGGAAGATGACGGCCTTGACTGGGATTCCTTGACTGACACTGGTGACCCTGGGAGCAGCGACAACTCGATTTCGAATAAAAACGAACCCAACCAAGGGTTTATGGTGACaagcagcgacgaggacgccgagtcccatggcgacgatgagacGGAAACCATACAAGATCTTCCACCCCTGACAGAGTAcacccaagaaggagggtgtCCACCACTTGCGAACATCATCACATCGAAGCTCGGAGAGTTCGCCCGGAACGTTGGGGAGGAATCTCGGTGGATGCGTGCGCACGAAGACCAAGGCCCCTACCGTAGCAGAGTGTTTGCTAAACTGCCCACGCGTCTGCTATTGGCTAGCCTTGTAGAGCCCATTCTTGAAGAGCTCCAACAGcacggcatcatcatcactcgCGAATTGTTCCTGCAGCGGCTAGACCGGCAATACCTGGCAGGCACCGACAGCTGTGCCGATGATCCAGCTCGATGGACCATTCTGAACTCACTCTTTGCCACTGCGATGCTGCACAGGACGACTAACGAATCCCTCGCACACGCATCTCGGACTGCATGGAGTTACTTCAAGAACGCATTTTCCATTTTCCCCGAGCTCATCACGCGGGGCAGAGACGTGTCGGCATGCGAAGCACTGCTTGCCATGACTGCCTTCATGCAATGCACTGCCGACACACAGATAACCTTGCAGCTGACGGCCGCGGCAAGTCGACTAGTTCAATCTCTTGGTCTAAATCGTAGGAACTTTTACAGCTCTCTCGACGTCCCTACTGCCCAGAGACATCAGCGGGCCTTCTGGGCCACCTACATACTCGAGGTCGAGATAATGGACAAGTACGGATGTGGTTCCGGCCTCGCGCGTGGAGAGACGCCTGTGGAACTGCCCCCGAGGtgttcatcatcttcttgcgCGGCGCCAGAGACCTGCAAATTTTCGTGTCTTCTTCGATGGAGATCCGAGCTTGCCATCATCCAGAGGCGTATCCATGACCAGTTCGATCTGGAAACACCTGTGTACCTTGGCAGCGACGAGCTTATAAGGACTGTTCAGCTGATAAATGGACAGCTTCTAGAGTGGAAAGGGGGTTTACCAGAGGATATGTTGACGGAAACCCACCACCTTGGGCCAAACTTTAACATTGCCATGGCCCTTTTGCTATATAGCTTTCATAACTCTGTGAGCAGACTGCACATGGTGCTCGTCCATCCTAGGGCTACCGATGAGCCGAATTGGGCTTCCAGAGCACCCCAAACAGAGCCTATAGCACGAATGGGCCGGGATGCGTGCACTGCCTCTGCCCGCGCCATGATTAACATTGCACGCAACTTGGAGTCAGAGCCCTTCTACCAGCAGTG GGGAGCTTTATGCTATCCCCTCTCGGCCGTATTCGTGCTCTTGCTTGCTGTACTTGAGGATCCCGGTTCTGTTACGGCAcaggatgatgttgacagAATAGGAGACTTTGTCAGCTTTTTAGAGCGTCTTGGTAGCGACGGCTGTGATGTGAACAGGCTCCTGGGTGGATGTCGCAAACTCCATGACATTGCGTCCTTTGCTCGCAGTGCTGTTCAGGAGGCAGACCATCCGCAAGACGCTGAGACAACAGTGAGACGAGGCGTTATGTTGGCGCGGCTTGAG GCCACCCGCCAGAAGCTCTCCGGCGTTAAAGACTGGCTGCAGCTCGCACTTGGTTTCTTGAGCAACCTTCCTATGCTCCgggaggaggccgaggcagCGTTTTCTGATATTTTTGGGGGTAGTGTACCGGAAGGAGTGTATGGACGGTTTGTTCCTGATTTGTTCAAGTCGCATGCCAACAATTTCGCATTTAATGTCTGA
- a CDS encoding NmrA domain-containing protein, whose product MTTFQKVTLIGKGLFGSVVLSELASAGFEVTLLSRSEKPDEVLPHGVRRVVADYSDADSLAKVLSGQDAVVSTVAAEAALSQKLIIDAAIQARVKRFIPSDFGSLTTNPAASHFPHHVNFVEIQKYLKSKSDEIEYTIFSIGAFTEFLVNYGAVFDWPGKTAEVWGDGTSPISTTSLGGAARAIVGALKNPEPTKNKNLFIHEHVITQAQLLSLAKKYSPGVEWTITTVEDPEAEFDRLAALANKQPELPTILALIKATLVSGKYQAWYKNVDNDLVGVPVLTEEDLEATFAKAYGS is encoded by the exons ATGACCACCTTCCAGAAGGTCACACTTATTGGC AAAGGCCTATTCGGTTCTGTCGTCCTTTCTGAACTTGCGAGCGCAGGATTCGAAGTGACCCTCCTCAGCCGCTCGGAAAAGCCCGATGAAGTCCTCCCACACGGCGTTCGCCGTGTCGTTGCAGACTACAGCGATGCAGACAGCTTGGCCAAGGTCTTGAGCGGTCAGGATGCCGTCGTCTCCACGGTCGCCGCCGAGGCAGCTCTTAGCCAGAAGTTGATCATCGACGCTGCAATTCAGGCCCGTGTCAAACGTTTTATCCCTTCTGACTTTGGCAGCCTTACGACGAATCCTGCTGCAAGTCACTTCCCCCACCACGTCAACTTCGTCGAGATCCAGAAATACCTGAAGTCCAAATCGGATGAGATTGAGTACACTATTTTCAGCATCGGTGCCTTCACCGAATTTCTCGTCAATTACGGCGCGGTCTTTGACTGGCCGGGCAAGACAGCTGAGGTCTGGGGAGACGGAACAAGCCCTATCAGCACTACGAGCCTAGGCGGCGCGGCACGAGCTATTGTCGGCGCCCTCAAGAACCCGGAACcgaccaagaacaagaacctCTTTATTCATGAGCACGTCATCACACAGGCACAGCTACTGAGCCTCGCAAAGAAGTACTCGCCGGGGGTTGAATGGACCATCACCACTGTTGAGGACCCTGAGGCTGAATTCGACAGGCTTGCAGCTCTTGCCAACAAGCAGCCCGAACTTCCAACCATCCTTGCCCTTATCAAAGCCACCCTCGTGAGTGGCAAGTACCAGGCCTGGTACAAGAACGTGGACAACGACCTGGTTGGTGTGCCGGTGCTGACtgaggaggatctggaggCTACATTCGCCAAGGCATATGGCTCCTGA
- a CDS encoding Amidase domain-containing protein — protein sequence MSVVTSSPIFHLEATSKDLSVVEAKHQAETSVREATLLPVVQPKPTPRGTPAFEARREALLRDLKAKVPFDYYLPPELISNPPTDVSGIPSSCGILTEEEIHITEDYDAVSLAAAIASRKFTAVAVATAFSKRAIIAHQLTCCLTQWFMDEAIAQARQLDQYLAEHGKPIGPLHGLPISIKEHMPIAGTLSSQGCLQSLVLDEKDSDMVAILRKLGAVFYCKTNQPQTIMHLESDSLWGRTLNPFNIHLSAGGSTGGEAALIAMKGSVLGVGTDIGGSIRGPSAFCGIYGFKTTSYTLPMRGFDASPFPAELTILASTGPMCRSLTDMDFFMKCVLSARPHLKDPRLVPLPWTGLQTPLGRPLKIGFISNDGFVDPQPPVKKALSWARGLLSDPKHKGVLEVKDFKVFGSADAWSKVRRMYWPEGGKLAKDAILATGEPIHPLTEWIWKDAEAQGMQTAADLSKMRRERDEFRWAFAESWNQQDVDVVLGPAFVGPASAHDTAFYWNYTSLYNLVDYPGVVVPTPIKSEAGDKYEADYVPLSDACQHVKELWESSNFDGAPINLQIVARKYHDNELFGALQVLKEVLGLP from the coding sequence ATGAGTGTCGTTACTTCTTCACCCATCTTTCACCTGGAGGCTACCTCCAAAGACCTGTCGGTCGTCGAGGCCAAACATCAGGCTGAGACTTCCGTAAGGGAGGCCACGCTTCTGCCAGTGGTTCAGCCAAAGCCCACCCCTCGTGGAACTCCAGCTTTCGAAGCCAGGAGGGAAGCGTTGCTGCGAgacctcaaggccaaagTCCCATTTGACTATTACCTCCCCCCAGAACTCATCAGCAACCCTCCAACTGATGTCTCTGGCATACCGTCAAGCTGCGGGATCTTGACGGAAGAGGAGATCCACATCACCGAGGACTATGATGCTGTCAGCCTTGCTGCGGCTATCGCCAGTCGCAAGTTCACCGCGGTCGCTGTGGCCACTGCCTTTTCCAAGCGCGCCATCATTGCGCACCAGCTCACCTGCTGCTTGACGCAGTGGTTCATGGACGAGGCCATTGCCCAAGCTAGGCAGTTGGACCAGTACCTGGCCGAGCATGGCAAGCCTATTGGGCCTCTCCACGGGCTCCCTATCAGCATCAAAGAGCACATGCCCATTGCTGGGACTCTCTCCTCCCAAGGCTGCCTCCAGAGCCTTGTCTTGGACGAAAAGGACAGTGACATGGTTGCTATTCTGCGGAAGCTCGGGGCTGTGTTTTACTGCAAGACGAACCAGCCCCAGACCATCATGCACCTGGAAAGCGACTCTCTCTGGGGCCGGACGCTGAACCCCTTCAACATCCACCTCTCTGCCGGCGGATCAACCGGTGGTGAGGCGGCCCTGATCGCCATGAAGGGCTCCGTTCTGGGTGTCGGCACAGACATCGGTGGCAGTATCCGTGGACCATCAGCCTTTTGCGGCATCTATGGATTCAAGACTACATCGTATACCTTGCCAATGAGGGGTTTCGATGCAAGCCCATTTCCAGCTGAGTTGACAATCCTGGCATCCACGGGACCTATGTGTCGCAGCCTGACGGACATGGACTTTTTCATGAAGTGTGTCCTCTCCGCTAGGCCCCATCTTAAGGATCCAAGGCTCGTTCCCCTTCCATGGACAGGCTTGCAGACACCTCTCGGTCGGCCACTGAAGATTGGTTTCATCAGCAATGACGGTTTCGTGGACCCTCAACCACCAGTCAAGAAAGCCCTGTCATGGGCAAGGGGTCTTCTTTCCGACCCAAAGCACAAGGGAGTCCTCGAGGTGAAGGACTTCAAGGTCTTTGGTTCAGCAGACGCCTGGTCAAAGGTCAGGAGAATGTACTGGCCCGAGGGTGGAAAGCTTGCAAAAGACGCCATTCTTGCTACAGGGGAACCAATCCATCCGTTGACAGAGTGGATCTGGAAAGATGCAGAAGCGCAAGGTATGCAGACAGCTGCGGACCTCAGTAAGATGCgccgagagagagatgagtTTCGCTGGGCGTTCGCAGAGAGCTGGAACCAGCAGGACGTTGACGTGGTTCTTGGACCGGCTTTTGTTGGACCTGCTTCTGCCCACGATACGGCATTCTATTGGAACTATACTTCGCTCTACAACCTTGTTGACTACCCTGGCGTTGTAGTTCCGACGCCGATCAAGTCGGAAGCTGGGGATAAGTATGAGGCGGACTACGTGCCGTTGAGTGACGCTTGCCAACATGTCAAGGAGTTGTGGGAGAGCTCAAACTTTGACGGAGCGCCGATCAATCTGCAGATAGTTGCGCGAAAGTATCATGACAATGAGCTATTTGGTGCTCTCCAGGTGCTCAAGGAAGTTCTAGGATTGCCATGA